In Lentimicrobiaceae bacterium, the DNA window GCCATGCGGATACATCCATAGTAAGAGATTGGCTCTGCCCGGAAAGAGGCTCACCACTTATCATTCTGCCATTGATATCATAAACCTGCAGACAGGCTCCATCCCAGCGGTGGTATGCCTGGGTTACCTGTATGCCTTGT includes these proteins:
- a CDS encoding T9SS type A sorting domain-containing protein, with the protein product QGIQVTQAYHRWDGACLQVYDINGRMISGEPLSGQSQSLTMDVSAWQPGMYLLRIVYKGRTLGTTKMMKE